In Deferribacteraceae bacterium V6Fe1, one genomic interval encodes:
- a CDS encoding SAVED domain-containing protein has translation MTKLAKYITDSEKYDILLSAINDGNFLPGSELKDYYNIFVDSNFTEKEELKSALFFAIKRYEKFQDFSLLSSLLNISENSLTNLFKSNYKKATFPISDNTEAELVNLYLIEVEDEIPVSFPNTEALRLNSIQNIKKTLNKNFFVFFDKCFSGRSFGLAVASCFYVSDEIRERFIFTGEVRADGGVYDVDGLELKFKVAHQNNKYLVSSRYISHISELKHINSNELNVPFVQLFGKSKSELDKNFKKLKGYTPESAVLLNIFGFSQEDLSVFTEDYLNNEINDYAKYLNEFYDKVKKLYDTNIGINLHIMGSLSSFAFLMGLVLGAKKKFAIYHYQDGEIYKVYDFINQSARKLKGKKNNFSHIQYKTKVINANSTDLLVSIYLASHSPKSDASKFASQTLKCNIVEIELKNHQGNLPIDNQELWIEIVREIYSALDNFFEELGNNVERYHIILSTPVPIAIALGMAIGDYKKVSVYNFDKKIIGYKKVFDSDFAEGTFLNSF, from the coding sequence ATGACTAAGCTGGCAAAATATATTACTGATAGTGAAAAATATGATATTTTATTAAGTGCTATCAATGATGGAAATTTCTTACCCGGCAGCGAGTTAAAAGATTATTATAACATCTTTGTTGATAGTAATTTTACTGAAAAAGAAGAATTAAAATCTGCTTTATTTTTTGCAATAAAAAGGTATGAAAAGTTTCAGGATTTTTCTTTACTTTCCTCTTTACTTAATATTAGTGAAAATTCGTTAACCAATCTATTTAAATCAAATTATAAAAAAGCGACATTTCCTATTTCAGATAACACTGAAGCGGAATTAGTAAACTTGTATTTGATAGAAGTTGAAGATGAAATACCTGTAAGCTTCCCAAATACGGAAGCTTTAAGATTAAATAGTATTCAAAATATAAAGAAAACTTTAAACAAAAACTTTTTTGTATTCTTTGATAAATGTTTTAGTGGCAGATCATTTGGACTTGCTGTCGCATCTTGTTTTTATGTCTCTGATGAAATAAGAGAAAGGTTTATTTTTACAGGTGAAGTAAGGGCTGATGGCGGAGTATATGATGTTGATGGGTTAGAGTTAAAATTTAAAGTAGCACATCAAAATAATAAATATTTGGTGAGTAGCAGATATATTTCTCATATTTCTGAACTGAAGCATATTAATAGTAACGAGCTTAATGTACCATTTGTACAGCTTTTTGGCAAAAGTAAGAGTGAGCTTGATAAAAACTTTAAAAAATTAAAAGGGTATACTCCTGAGAGTGCTGTTTTACTTAATATTTTTGGGTTTAGCCAAGAGGATTTATCTGTTTTTACCGAAGATTATTTAAATAATGAAATTAATGATTATGCAAAATATTTGAATGAGTTTTACGATAAGGTAAAAAAGCTTTACGATACTAATATAGGTATAAATCTTCATATTATGGGTAGTCTTTCTTCGTTTGCATTTTTAATGGGGCTTGTTTTAGGTGCAAAGAAAAAATTTGCAATTTATCATTATCAGGATGGAGAAATTTACAAAGTATATGATTTTATTAATCAAAGTGCGAGAAAACTTAAAGGTAAAAAAAATAATTTTTCACATATTCAATACAAAACTAAAGTTATTAACGCAAACTCTACTGATTTGTTAGTTTCAATATATTTGGCAAGTCACAGTCCTAAAAGTGATGCATCCAAATTTGCTTCTCAAACTTTAAAATGTAATATTGTTGAGATTGAGCTAAAAAATCATCAAGGCAATTTGCCCATAGATAATCAAGAATTGTGGATAGAAATTGTTAGAGAGATTTATAGTGCTTTAGATAATTTTTTCGAAGAGTTAGGCAACAATGTAGAGAGATACCATATTATTCTTAGCACTCCTGTCCCTATTGCTATTGCTTTGGGAATGGCTATAGGTGATTATAAAAAGGTATCAGTTTATAATTTTGATAAGAAAATCATTGGCTATAAAAAAGTTTTTGATTCAGATTTTGCTGAAGGTACTTTTTTAAATAGCTTTTAA
- a CDS encoding porin family protein: MKKLNLVTLILFLMVIAASGADLKKNYIGANLGIFNPAGDISEYDTGTNFGIYYQRKFSDFLGLRFEISGHNTEYNYSIYGYDAKDEINTTAFETSVILQNTYQKFTPYVGLGFGSYVNEIKISLDGDEVYSDTGTALGVVIQAGLLFDITNNFYIGGNFKIFTNNQEIEYTSETLQLGGYKTNIEAGFKF, from the coding sequence ATGAAAAAACTGAATTTAGTTACACTAATCCTTTTTCTAATGGTTATTGCAGCATCTGGCGCCGATTTGAAAAAAAACTATATTGGAGCCAATTTAGGAATCTTTAACCCTGCCGGTGATATATCAGAATATGATACCGGCACTAATTTTGGTATTTATTACCAAAGAAAGTTTTCTGATTTTCTTGGATTAAGATTCGAAATTTCAGGGCATAATACTGAATATAATTACTCTATTTATGGATATGATGCCAAAGATGAAATAAATACTACAGCTTTTGAAACATCTGTTATTTTACAAAATACCTATCAAAAATTTACTCCTTATGTAGGGTTGGGTTTTGGTTCTTATGTTAATGAAATAAAAATATCACTTGATGGGGATGAGGTCTATAGCGATACAGGAACTGCTCTTGGAGTAGTCATACAAGCGGGCTTATTATTTGATATTACAAACAATTTTTATATTGGAGGAAACTTTAAAATTTTTACGAACAATCAAGAAATTGAATATACTTCAGAAACTCTTCAATTAGGGGGGTATAAAACTAATATAGAAGCTGGATTTAAATTTTAA
- the cas6 gene encoding CRISPR system precrRNA processing endoribonuclease RAMP protein Cas6: MIINYDSFNFLLKLEKNIFTSTYPAFVLRSILGKELKRFACILRHKKCEECPLKFQCAYSYIFETPIKKDTEFLVGRDKASHPFTLYSNIDENQHTDKIDFTISLFGKGIEYFPYIFFGFLKGGENGIYRERTKYTIEKVTCGDFLVNDGTNDSIELSEPKTFQLDEDKTTLIEKSYSIKFITPVRLKVAGNYTANISYSDIIFSAFRRLEVLGNMYGKISPELKNINSLSEKEEKKCLRWKEYNRYSARQKSAMKLGGAVGVIDVKGKFTPFEISLLEFASIFGLGKNTGFGFGKVEVEEV, translated from the coding sequence ATGATAATTAATTATGATTCTTTTAACTTTCTTCTAAAACTTGAAAAAAATATTTTTACAAGTACTTATCCGGCTTTTGTTTTAAGGTCTATCTTAGGTAAAGAATTAAAAAGATTTGCTTGTATTTTGAGGCATAAGAAATGTGAAGAGTGCCCATTAAAGTTTCAGTGTGCATATTCTTATATTTTTGAAACACCGATTAAAAAAGATACAGAATTTTTAGTAGGAAGAGATAAAGCTTCTCATCCTTTTACATTGTATTCAAATATAGATGAAAATCAGCACACTGATAAAATAGATTTTACTATTTCATTATTTGGTAAGGGTATAGAATATTTTCCATACATATTTTTTGGATTTTTAAAAGGTGGAGAAAACGGTATATATAGAGAAAGAACAAAATATACTATTGAAAAAGTTACTTGTGGTGATTTTTTAGTAAATGATGGCACTAATGATTCGATTGAATTATCTGAACCTAAAACATTTCAGTTAGATGAAGATAAAACAACTCTTATTGAAAAATCTTACAGTATAAAATTTATTACTCCGGTTAGATTAAAGGTTGCTGGCAACTACACGGCCAATATCTCATACTCAGATATAATTTTTTCTGCATTTAGAAGGTTAGAAGTACTTGGTAATATGTATGGCAAGATTAGTCCAGAGTTAAAAAATATAAATTCATTGTCAGAAAAAGAAGAGAAGAAGTGTCTAAGGTGGAAAGAGTATAACAGATATTCCGCCAGACAAAAATCAGCAATGAAGCTTGGTGGAGCTGTTGGAGTGATAGACGTCAAAGGAAAGTTTACTCCTTTTGAAATATCACTTTTGGAATTTGCGTCTATATTTGGACTTGGCAAAAACACAGGCTTTGGTTTTGGAAAAGTAGAAGTGGAGGAAGTTTGA
- a CDS encoding DUF1887 family protein — protein sequence MGRKVLVSLVSAQTVPNILFIDEFRKKYNFNYYIFVTTDKMEKELRSNAIIDTCNLDINNCEKLVVSEDYFKDVIDKLKKIYNESDEYFFNLTGGTKIMSLGLYEFAKEIKQTDNLFYIPNGKNFVANITSDSIQEINYRLNIKEYFSSYNVNIKNLDKLSGALDCAKKREKYTYILWEYFNENVVSFRQTSEEIRKYWNSDEVKNNEKKIDINRLIDIGKDFFEILNLDIGGESKKHIKYWIKYLTGGWFEELIYFEAKKFLNLGDEYINLGIEIDKGGDNELDVVLAFENKLYYIECKTGLGQKESEVLKETFYKLSHLRSQEAFGLGMNNILISLDEEVLYDKNGMLKDKYKLARDYYKLKFYGLRDFREKGLNGILKEIFNKGA from the coding sequence ATGGGTAGGAAGGTGCTTGTATCACTGGTAAGTGCACAGACTGTTCCAAATATACTATTTATTGATGAGTTTAGAAAAAAATATAACTTTAATTACTATATCTTTGTTACTACTGATAAAATGGAAAAAGAGCTTAGAAGTAATGCCATCATTGATACTTGTAATTTGGATATAAACAATTGTGAAAAACTCGTTGTTAGTGAAGATTATTTTAAAGATGTTATAGATAAATTGAAAAAAATATATAATGAGAGCGATGAATATTTTTTTAATTTGACAGGTGGTACCAAAATAATGTCTTTGGGTTTGTATGAGTTTGCCAAAGAAATAAAGCAAACTGATAACCTATTTTACATCCCTAATGGGAAGAATTTTGTAGCAAATATTACATCCGATAGCATTCAAGAGATAAATTATCGACTAAACATTAAAGAGTATTTTTCTTCTTATAATGTAAATATTAAAAACTTAGATAAGCTATCTGGTGCATTAGATTGTGCAAAAAAGCGAGAAAAATACACTTATATTCTTTGGGAATACTTTAATGAAAATGTGGTCTCCTTTAGGCAAACATCTGAAGAGATTAGAAAATACTGGAATTCAGATGAAGTTAAAAACAACGAAAAGAAAATTGATATTAATAGACTTATAGACATAGGCAAAGATTTTTTTGAAATACTAAATTTAGACATTGGTGGCGAATCAAAAAAACATATAAAATATTGGATAAAATACTTAACAGGTGGATGGTTTGAAGAGTTAATCTATTTTGAAGCAAAAAAGTTTTTAAATCTTGGTGACGAATATATTAATTTAGGAATCGAAATAGACAAGGGAGGAGATAATGAACTAGATGTTGTTTTAGCTTTTGAAAATAAGCTTTATTATATAGAGTGTAAAACCGGGCTTGGGCAAAAAGAATCCGAAGTATTAAAGGAAACATTTTACAAGCTTTCACATTTGAGAAGTCAGGAGGCTTTTGGGCTTGGAATGAACAATATTTTGATATCATTGGATGAAGAAGTTTTGTATGATAAAAATGGTATGTTAAAGGATAAGTATAAGTTAGCAAGAGATTATTATAAATTAAAATTTTATGGACTTAGAGATTTCAGAGAGAAAGGTTTAAATGGTATTTTAAAAGAAATATTTAATAAGGGGGCATAG
- the cas10 gene encoding type III-A CRISPR-associated protein Cas10/Csm1, whose amino-acid sequence MENLQLESSLIGVAAFLHDIGKVYQRTGNKLPDKYSRNSYERQLILNRDSHLHALYTAAFFDDFIEETTIYHLWKKSFPGVSMQKASSGHHNPDDYLTKIIANADQIASGFDRERYEERQQKGKKDYRKVHLAPLLKHITLQSESYNADYRYKLESLSTSSIFPVPKEEVTNINAEDNYRKLIEKFEKDYKKISNSYSIKNYINGLQSIFEKHFSFVPSSTWDEYDEISLYDHSKTTAAFASATYNYMVEKDIEDAKNLKHDEERFLLIRGEFFGIQKFIFGSTSESNKNPAKVLRGKSFYVTMLSEIAGQYCLNVLNLPTFNLLLNAAGMFVILAPNTDKSKQEISRLKKEINDWLYNSFFGEVSFGIATTTATSDDFSEKRFEKLWLELLTELEKEKYSKFDLPSKPAVFENYYKCFDDGTLCKTCGKNVAIEDECEFCLDFKEIGKQLVNNRFIYLMSKSKGKIFNKFDLMFSDKFEDKEGIEKIIDLSPNKEFLGAYVTYINNYVPKKGGEPKSFEDMVSVEGKSEKKPLGVIKADVDNLGAIFAVGLEPHKHEAEMNYRLTFSRLSALSRMMNMFFSYYLPKVCEKEFPEIYTVFAGGDDLFLIGPYDQIIELYFIINKDFKRYTGYNNEITLSAGISIFKHSTPVAYMAEVTEDKLMLAKSKSGNMFDKGYMTLFNATAKPEDFEHLSDKFDEIFGGGFSGIDKSSSSSFWYKILSLLDMRIKLNESNKQNLHNIMWLPRLKYLLARTIKDNSLREKCAEFLHNAISEKPELFRAIITKNIYYQRYGG is encoded by the coding sequence ATGGAAAACTTACAATTGGAGAGTTCGCTTATCGGAGTTGCCGCTTTTTTACATGACATTGGCAAAGTATACCAAAGAACGGGCAATAAATTACCAGATAAATATTCTAGGAATTCATATGAGAGGCAGCTTATTTTAAATAGAGATTCTCATCTACATGCGCTATATACGGCAGCATTTTTTGATGATTTTATTGAAGAAACTACAATTTACCATTTGTGGAAAAAATCTTTTCCTGGTGTATCTATGCAAAAAGCTTCTTCTGGTCATCACAACCCTGATGATTATTTGACTAAAATTATTGCAAATGCTGATCAGATAGCTTCAGGTTTTGATAGGGAGAGATATGAAGAAAGGCAACAAAAAGGGAAAAAAGATTATCGAAAAGTACACTTAGCACCGCTATTAAAGCATATAACTTTACAAAGTGAGAGCTATAATGCTGACTATCGATATAAATTAGAATCTTTGTCAACAAGCTCTATTTTTCCAGTTCCCAAAGAAGAAGTAACTAATATAAATGCTGAAGATAATTACAGAAAGTTGATAGAAAAATTTGAAAAAGATTATAAAAAAATTTCCAACAGCTACTCAATCAAAAATTATATAAATGGTCTACAGTCAATTTTTGAAAAGCACTTTTCATTTGTGCCTTCATCTACTTGGGATGAATATGATGAAATATCATTATACGACCATTCAAAGACAACAGCAGCTTTTGCTTCAGCAACATATAACTATATGGTAGAAAAAGACATTGAAGATGCAAAAAATCTTAAACACGATGAAGAGAGGTTTCTACTCATCAGAGGTGAATTTTTTGGAATACAAAAATTTATTTTTGGAAGCACATCTGAGTCGAATAAAAACCCTGCCAAAGTATTAAGAGGTAAATCTTTTTATGTGACAATGTTGTCAGAAATTGCTGGTCAATATTGTTTAAATGTATTGAATCTACCTACTTTTAATCTTTTACTAAATGCTGCTGGGATGTTTGTGATATTGGCCCCAAATACAGATAAAAGTAAGCAAGAAATTTCCAGGTTGAAAAAAGAAATTAATGATTGGTTGTATAACAGTTTTTTTGGAGAAGTTTCATTTGGAATAGCTACTACTACGGCTACATCGGATGATTTTTCCGAAAAGAGATTTGAAAAATTATGGTTAGAGTTACTGACTGAACTTGAAAAAGAAAAGTATTCAAAGTTTGATTTGCCATCTAAGCCTGCTGTTTTTGAAAATTACTATAAATGTTTTGATGATGGTACATTATGCAAAACATGTGGTAAAAACGTTGCTATTGAAGATGAATGTGAATTTTGTTTAGATTTTAAAGAAATCGGTAAACAGCTTGTTAATAACAGGTTTATTTATCTAATGAGCAAGAGTAAAGGCAAGATATTTAATAAATTCGATTTAATGTTTTCTGATAAATTTGAAGATAAAGAAGGGATAGAAAAAATTATAGATCTTAGTCCCAATAAAGAATTTTTAGGTGCTTATGTGACATATATAAATAATTATGTTCCTAAAAAGGGGGGTGAGCCTAAATCTTTTGAAGATATGGTTTCAGTAGAGGGTAAAAGTGAAAAAAAACCATTAGGGGTAATTAAAGCAGATGTTGATAATTTAGGTGCTATTTTTGCTGTTGGTTTAGAGCCTCATAAGCATGAAGCTGAAATGAATTACCGATTAACGTTTTCAAGGTTGTCTGCTTTATCAAGAATGATGAATATGTTTTTTTCATATTATCTTCCAAAAGTTTGTGAAAAGGAATTCCCTGAGATATACACAGTATTTGCTGGTGGGGATGATTTATTTTTAATAGGTCCTTATGACCAAATTATTGAGCTTTATTTTATTATTAACAAGGATTTTAAAAGATATACAGGATATAATAATGAAATAACATTGTCCGCAGGTATATCAATATTTAAGCATAGCACACCGGTTGCATATATGGCTGAAGTAACCGAAGATAAGTTAATGTTAGCTAAGAGTAAATCCGGAAATATGTTTGATAAAGGTTATATGACACTGTTTAATGCCACAGCCAAGCCGGAAGATTTTGAGCACTTATCTGATAAATTTGATGAAATATTTGGTGGAGGATTTAGTGGAATTGATAAAAGTTCAAGCAGCTCTTTCTGGTATAAAATATTAAGTTTACTTGATATGAGGATCAAATTGAATGAATCAAATAAGCAAAATCTACATAACATAATGTGGCTACCGCGATTAAAATATCTTCTTGCAAGAACAATTAAAGATAACTCACTAAGAGAAAAATGTGCAGAATTTTTACATAATGCCATAAGCGAAAAGCCGGAATTGTTTAGGGCAATAATTACAAAAAATATATATTATCAAAGGTATGGAGGTTAA
- the csm2 gene encoding type III-A CRISPR-associated protein Csm2: MEDLKKFMIKNNNIGELIRNEAEEFAKKLSNDFLIVTRRGRPENEKKVNSTSQMRSFYDSLFSYYNKIVNSNDKESTFKTLLPSIYLVASRVAYANGKKNAGNIFTEFMVKNISSIETLEDFDSFLKFFEAILGYYKFLNPNIN; encoded by the coding sequence ATGGAAGATTTAAAAAAATTTATGATTAAAAATAACAATATTGGGGAGTTGATACGAAATGAAGCTGAAGAATTTGCAAAAAAATTGTCAAATGATTTCTTAATTGTAACTAGAAGAGGTAGACCTGAAAATGAGAAAAAAGTAAATAGTACCTCTCAGATGAGAAGTTTTTATGACAGCTTGTTTTCATACTATAACAAGATAGTAAATAGCAATGATAAAGAATCAACTTTTAAAACATTGCTACCTTCAATATATCTTGTTGCATCAAGGGTGGCTTATGCTAATGGAAAAAAGAATGCTGGTAATATTTTTACTGAATTTATGGTTAAAAATATATCATCTATTGAAACATTAGAAGATTTTGACTCTTTTTTAAAGTTTTTTGAAGCAATACTTGGTTATTATAAATTTCTTAACCCAAATATTAATTAG
- the csm3 gene encoding type III-A CRISPR-associated RAMP protein Csm3 — MNIKNITGKIILESGLHIGAGDSEMHIGGVDNPVIKDAISGRPYIPGSSIKGKIRSLLEYYMNIHMKYNTKGQPLQAKHLEDESKKIEENDKDIIKLFGTSGSDSNKHEFGITRTIFSDAHINEASVKSLELKTGQLTEIKAETAIDRVKGTALNGSLRFIERVPRGAEFNFSVSLKTFPNDDFDSLKSTLLKGFKLLTLDALGGSGSRGYGRVSIKFDDENLQKEFEDTKL; from the coding sequence ATGAACATTAAAAATATTACAGGAAAAATAATATTAGAGAGTGGGTTACACATTGGTGCGGGAGACTCAGAAATGCATATTGGAGGAGTTGATAATCCAGTTATTAAGGATGCAATATCAGGCAGACCATATATCCCAGGTAGTAGTATTAAAGGAAAAATAAGAAGTTTGTTAGAATACTACATGAATATACATATGAAGTATAATACCAAGGGCCAACCTTTACAAGCAAAACACTTAGAAGATGAAAGTAAAAAAATTGAAGAAAATGATAAAGATATTATAAAATTATTTGGTACTAGTGGTAGTGATTCTAACAAGCATGAGTTTGGTATTACTAGGACTATTTTCAGTGATGCACATATCAATGAAGCTTCGGTGAAGTCTTTAGAGCTTAAAACTGGCCAACTAACTGAAATAAAGGCTGAAACTGCAATTGATAGAGTAAAAGGTACTGCTTTAAATGGAAGTCTAAGGTTTATAGAAAGAGTGCCTCGAGGAGCAGAATTTAATTTTTCTGTATCTTTAAAGACGTTTCCTAATGATGATTTCGACTCGTTAAAAAGTACACTTCTAAAAGGGTTCAAGCTATTGACTTTAGATGCTCTTGGAGGGTCAGGTAGCCGTGGATATGGTAGAGTATCTATTAAATTTGATGATGAAAATTTACAAAAAGAGTTTGAAGATACTAAACTTTAA
- the csm5 gene encoding type III-A CRISPR-associated RAMP protein Csm5, which produces MSVMKQFKISAYLASPIHIGTGDTLDPFSYVIKDKKLYRFDTSAYISKLESNKINQITQILKKPSLSSTLEARKFIYDNFEYEKMKDIIFEEQDLNKGSFGASYEKNLSSLANNDPRNKAMNQLEIEAIYSSGGVPIIPGSSIKGSIRTAIINKIIEDEGIHYNPKEINAYKNLMKNMNFSFTDDIFKCLKISDFSPTKKEVRKTVGYFLNFPKNSLDKEIGDTTMSVAAEVIMPFQLFIGEISVSAVPEHTYKSQFKKILADKTELFKCLNRHYLELFKKDYKLFESNAPKNMFVTVAKEQFLEKLSNNDYAVIKVGKHSGAEGVTFKERAITIKGNKKRQTVYDAKEPGTVWYFSRYNSKDLKQLSQKEKEIFPLGWMVLI; this is translated from the coding sequence ATGAGTGTAATGAAACAATTTAAAATATCTGCATATTTGGCATCTCCAATCCATATTGGCACCGGTGATACGTTAGATCCATTTTCATATGTTATTAAAGATAAAAAGTTATATAGATTTGATACATCAGCGTATATTTCAAAGTTAGAAAGTAATAAAATTAATCAAATTACTCAAATTTTGAAAAAACCTTCTTTGTCTTCTACCTTAGAAGCTCGTAAATTTATCTATGATAATTTTGAATATGAAAAAATGAAGGATATAATTTTTGAGGAGCAAGATTTAAATAAAGGGTCGTTTGGTGCAAGCTATGAAAAAAATTTATCTTCTTTAGCTAATAATGACCCAAGAAATAAAGCTATGAATCAGCTTGAAATTGAAGCAATTTATAGCTCTGGAGGAGTTCCCATTATACCCGGTTCATCTATAAAAGGTTCTATAAGGACAGCTATTATTAATAAAATTATTGAAGATGAGGGTATACATTATAATCCTAAGGAAATTAATGCGTATAAAAATTTGATGAAAAATATGAATTTTTCTTTTACTGATGATATTTTTAAATGTTTAAAAATATCCGATTTTTCACCTACTAAAAAAGAGGTTAGAAAGACAGTTGGATATTTCCTCAACTTTCCTAAAAACTCTTTAGATAAAGAAATAGGTGATACTACGATGTCTGTAGCTGCTGAAGTCATAATGCCATTTCAGTTATTTATAGGGGAGATTTCTGTGAGTGCAGTTCCTGAACATACATACAAGAGTCAGTTTAAAAAAATATTAGCTGACAAAACAGAGCTATTTAAATGCCTTAATAGACACTATCTCGAATTATTTAAAAAAGACTACAAACTATTTGAAAGTAATGCTCCAAAAAATATGTTTGTAACTGTTGCTAAAGAACAATTTTTAGAAAAGTTAAGTAATAATGATTATGCTGTTATCAAAGTTGGTAAACATTCTGGTGCTGAAGGTGTGACTTTTAAAGAAAGAGCAATTACTATTAAAGGCAATAAAAAAAGACAGACTGTTTACGATGCTAAGGAACCTGGAACTGTTTGGTATTTCTCAAGATATAATTCTAAAGATTTAAAACAGCTGTCTCAAAAAGAAAAAGAGATATTTCCTTTGGGGTGGATGGTATTGATATAA
- a CDS encoding ATP-binding protein has protein sequence MRGDGSYFTVLRQFLQVDLLIIDEVGFKKIPLNYVDEFFEIIRQRYETNSVIVTTNRPFEELGNIFGDVVLASAIIDRLIHHSHIFKITGKSYRIKSLQKVKET, from the coding sequence ATTAGAGGTGATGGGAGCTATTTTACGGTATTAAGGCAATTCCTACAGGTAGATTTGCTTATAATTGATGAAGTGGGATTTAAGAAGATACCTTTGAACTATGTAGATGAATTCTTTGAGATTATAAGACAAAGATATGAAACAAATTCCGTAATTGTAACAACAAATAGACCATTTGAGGAATTGGGAAATATATTTGGAGATGTGGTACTTGCTTCTGCAATAATTGACAGACTTATCCATCATTCCCATATCTTTAAAATAACAGGTAAAAGCTACAGAATAAAAAGTTTACAAAAAGTAAAAGAAACATAA
- a CDS encoding ATP-binding protein, translated as MQKLKKLPIGIQTFSKIIEGDYIYVDKTKEAFELIKNYSYVFLSRPRRFGKSLFLDTLKELFEGNKKLFEGLYIYDKWNWDEKYPVIKISWAGNFQTLEGLKQVAFDVFKTNQESLGVICDNVNDPASCFRDLIHRAYKKYNQKVVILIDEYDKPILDVIENIDQAKINREFIKGLYSIIKDNDAYVKFAFLTGVSKFSKASIFSGLNMLTDISLNPKYGNICGYTQKDIETSFMPYFKDVDLEKVKKWYNGYNFLKDNVYNPFDILQFISNEFVFDNYWFESGTPSFLIKLIKERNYFLPSLTNLILDKKILSSFDIENIDLEVILYQSGYLTIEKMIDTGRSIEYKLKIPNLEVQISLNDYILRYFFNHKEVTYIQNQTFSALHNADFNIVKNNLISLFASIPYTNFTKNNISLYEGFYASVIYTYLSSLGFRLIGEDVTNKGRIDLTIFTEDKIYILEFKVDGQKGEALRQIKERNYAEKYLNEGKQIYLIGIEFSSEQKNVVNFEWEKL; from the coding sequence ATGCAAAAGCTAAAAAAGCTTCCTATAGGGATACAGACTTTCAGTAAAATAATTGAAGGAGATTATATTTACGTTGACAAAACAAAAGAGGCCTTTGAATTAATCAAAAATTATTCATATGTTTTCTTATCCCGCCCTCGCAGATTTGGTAAATCTTTATTTCTTGATACATTAAAGGAATTGTTTGAAGGTAACAAAAAGCTTTTTGAAGGTCTGTATATTTATGACAAGTGGAATTGGGATGAAAAATACCCGGTAATAAAGATAAGCTGGGCTGGTAATTTCCAAACGCTTGAAGGTTTAAAGCAAGTTGCTTTTGATGTATTTAAAACAAATCAAGAGAGTTTAGGCGTCATCTGTGATAATGTAAACGATCCTGCAAGCTGTTTTAGAGATTTAATCCATAGAGCATATAAAAAATACAATCAAAAGGTAGTAATATTAATAGACGAATATGACAAACCTATTCTTGATGTGATTGAAAATATTGATCAGGCTAAGATAAATAGAGAGTTTATCAAGGGGTTGTATTCTATAATCAAAGATAATGATGCCTATGTCAAATTTGCATTTTTGACAGGCGTGAGTAAATTTTCCAAGGCATCTATCTTTAGCGGGCTCAATATGCTCACTGACATATCCCTCAATCCAAAGTATGGCAATATATGCGGCTATACTCAAAAAGATATAGAAACATCATTTATGCCTTATTTTAAAGATGTGGATTTGGAAAAGGTAAAAAAATGGTACAATGGTTATAATTTCCTAAAAGATAATGTTTATAATCCCTTTGATATTTTGCAATTTATAAGTAATGAATTTGTATTTGATAATTATTGGTTTGAAAGCGGCACACCATCTTTTTTGATTAAGCTCATAAAAGAGAGAAATTATTTTTTACCGAGTTTAACTAATCTGATATTAGATAAAAAAATACTTTCCAGCTTTGATATAGAAAATATTGATTTGGAAGTGATACTTTATCAATCGGGTTATTTGACGATTGAGAAGATGATTGATACAGGCAGGTCTATAGAATATAAGCTAAAGATACCAAACCTTGAAGTCCAGATATCATTAAATGATTATATTCTTCGCTACTTTTTTAATCATAAGGAAGTAACATATATTCAAAATCAAACTTTTAGTGCTTTACATAACGCTGATTTTAACATAGTAAAAAATAATCTAATTTCACTATTTGCCTCAATACCGTATACAAATTTCACAAAAAATAATATCAGTTTATACGAAGGTTTTTATGCAAGTGTAATTTATACTTATCTTTCTTCACTTGGCTTTAGGCTGATTGGTGAAGATGTTACAAACAAAGGCAGGATAGATTTGACTATTTTTACAGAAGATAAGATTTATATTTTGGAATTTAAGGTTGACGGCCAAAAGGGGGAAGCTTTAAGGCAAATCAAAGAGAGAAATTATGCTGAGAAATATTTAAATGAAGGCAAACAAATCTATCTTATCGGCATCGAATTTAGCTCTGAACAAAAGAATGTGGTAAATTTTGAGTGGGAAAAGCTTTAA